Proteins encoded within one genomic window of Burkholderiaceae bacterium:
- a CDS encoding Chromate reductase — protein MARYNIAVIVGSLRKDSNNKKLANALMRMAPKEFSFAISRIDDLPPYNQDDDANQAASVKRLKSEIQAAQGVLFFTPEYNRGIPGVLKNAIDHASRPYGQSAWAGKPAGVIGISVGAIGTAMAQQHLRNVLAYLDVPTLGQPEAFVQAKDGLFNADGGIGIESTRKFLEGWMEKYENWVKIHNA, from the coding sequence ATGGCTCGATACAACATTGCCGTCATCGTCGGCAGTCTGCGCAAGGATTCGAACAACAAGAAGCTGGCCAACGCGCTGATGCGCATGGCACCGAAGGAATTCAGCTTCGCGATTTCGCGCATCGACGATTTGCCACCGTACAACCAGGACGACGACGCGAACCAGGCGGCCAGCGTCAAGCGCCTGAAATCCGAGATCCAGGCTGCGCAGGGCGTTCTGTTCTTCACACCCGAGTACAACCGCGGGATCCCGGGCGTGCTGAAGAACGCGATCGACCACGCGTCGCGCCCGTACGGACAAAGTGCCTGGGCCGGCAAGCCGGCTGGCGTGATCGGGATCTCGGTCGGCGCGATCGGCACCGCGATGGCACAGCAGCATCTGCGCAACGTGCTGGCCTACCTTGATGTGCCGACGTTGGGCCAGCCCGAGGCGTTCGTGCAGGCCAAGGACGGCCTGTTCAACGCTGACGGGGGCATCGGCATCGAGTCGACGCGCAAGTTCCTCGAGGGCTGGATGGAGAAATACGAGAACTGGGTGAAGATCCACAACGCCTGA
- a CDS encoding DNA-directed RNA polymerase specialized sigma subunit, sigma24-like, whose translation MQVGINPLTAMADRERSLVDVVRRESGRLAGFVRGRVRDPGDAEDIVQDVLAEFVAAYRLPEPIEQAGAWLLRVARNRIVDRFRKARELPLAEIDPDDDESPWLERALPDRGGGPDAAYARRRMLEAVEQALAELPAEQRDVFIAHELDGVSFNELARRSGVPLNTLLARKHYAVLHLRRRLQGFHDDLERS comes from the coding sequence ATGCAGGTCGGCATCAATCCTCTGACCGCGATGGCCGATCGTGAACGCAGCCTGGTCGACGTGGTCCGGCGCGAGAGCGGCCGGCTGGCGGGTTTCGTGCGCGGGCGCGTCCGCGATCCGGGCGACGCGGAAGACATCGTGCAGGATGTGCTGGCCGAATTCGTCGCGGCGTACCGCCTGCCCGAGCCGATCGAGCAGGCCGGCGCCTGGCTGCTGCGGGTCGCGCGCAACCGCATCGTCGACCGCTTTCGGAAAGCGCGCGAGCTGCCACTGGCGGAGATCGACCCGGACGACGACGAGTCGCCGTGGCTAGAGCGCGCGCTGCCCGATCGGGGCGGCGGCCCGGACGCGGCTTACGCGCGCCGGCGCATGCTCGAAGCGGTCGAGCAGGCGCTGGCCGAACTGCCCGCCGAGCAGCGCGACGTCTTCATCGCGCACGAGCTCGACGGTGTGAGTTTCAACGAGCTCGCGCGCCGCAGCGGCGTGCCGCTGAATACGCTGCTGGCGCGCAAGCACTATGCGGTGCTGCATCTGCGCCGGCGGCTGCAGGGTTTTCATGATGACCTGGAGCGATCCTGA
- a CDS encoding branched-chain amino acid ABC transporter, permease protein LivM — translation MTGVISYLVFFLIQALVFAVVCLGLNLQWGYTGLFNIGVSGFYLVGAYAFALLCGPAHAGIVGGWNLPFIIGLIGAMLAAGVVAFIVGIPTLRLREDYLAIVTIGIGITLQLVALNTAWLTGGSRGITDIPRPLPHLVEGVFGRNLLLLGLMIVITVVLYAALEAMVRSPWGRVLKAIREDEPAAESLGKNAFAYRLQSFVIGSAVMGLGGALNASFIGYISPEDFMPILTFQIWSMLIVGGSGNNKGAVLGAVLMWAVWTLSGSAAQVLLPATMQIKGGAAQIILIGLVLMVVLVLRPRGLIGEEAVVSQGARIEAPGPTP, via the coding sequence ATGACGGGCGTCATCTCTTACCTGGTGTTCTTCCTGATCCAGGCGCTGGTATTCGCGGTCGTCTGCCTCGGCCTGAACCTGCAATGGGGCTACACCGGGCTGTTCAACATCGGCGTGTCGGGCTTCTACCTGGTCGGCGCCTACGCGTTTGCGCTGCTGTGCGGGCCGGCGCACGCGGGCATCGTCGGCGGCTGGAATCTGCCATTCATCATTGGGCTGATCGGTGCCATGCTGGCCGCCGGCGTGGTGGCCTTCATCGTCGGCATCCCGACGCTGCGGCTGCGCGAGGACTACCTGGCGATCGTCACCATCGGCATCGGCATCACGCTGCAACTGGTCGCCCTCAACACCGCCTGGCTGACCGGCGGCAGCCGAGGCATCACCGACATTCCACGGCCGCTGCCCCATCTGGTCGAAGGGGTGTTCGGACGCAATCTGCTGCTGCTCGGCCTGATGATCGTGATCACCGTCGTGCTGTATGCGGCGCTCGAGGCCATGGTGCGATCGCCTTGGGGTCGGGTGCTCAAGGCCATCCGCGAGGACGAGCCGGCGGCTGAGTCGCTCGGCAAGAACGCGTTCGCCTACCGGCTGCAGTCGTTCGTGATCGGCTCGGCGGTGATGGGCCTGGGCGGCGCGCTCAACGCCAGCTTCATCGGCTACATCAGCCCGGAGGACTTCATGCCGATCCTGACGTTCCAGATCTGGAGCATGCTGATCGTCGGCGGCAGCGGCAACAACAAAGGCGCGGTTCTGGGCGCGGTGCTGATGTGGGCGGTCTGGACGCTGAGCGGCAGCGCGGCTCAGGTTCTGCTGCCGGCCACGATGCAGATCAAGGGCGGCGCCGCGCAGATCATCCTGATCGGGCTGGTGCTGATGGTGGTGCTGGTGCTGCGCCCGCGCGGACTGATCGGCGAGGAGGCCGTGGTATCGCAAGGGGCGCGCATAGAAGCACCCGGCCCCACGCCATAG
- a CDS encoding branched-chain amino acid ABC transporter, ATP-binding protein LivG: protein MLEVRDLVKEFGGLHAVDGVSFTLHAHTITGLIGPNGAGKTTLFNTIAGAHRPTSGTISFLGRQIGGLPPHRIFGAGLVRTFQIPRPFAGMTALENVMLVPAGQRGEQFWNNWFVRAQVRAQEKSVRERAREVLQFVGLERLSGEFAKNLSGGQQKLLELARVLMAEPQLILLDEPGAGVNPTLLATIMDKLQELHARGITFLIIEHNMDLIMQLCNPVLVLAQGQLLLEGPPEVVRNDPRVLEAYLGGALT, encoded by the coding sequence ATGCTCGAGGTCCGGGATCTGGTCAAGGAGTTCGGCGGCTTGCACGCGGTGGATGGTGTGTCGTTCACGCTGCACGCACACACGATCACCGGGCTGATCGGTCCGAACGGCGCCGGCAAGACCACCTTGTTTAACACCATCGCCGGGGCGCACCGGCCGACCTCCGGCACGATCTCGTTCCTCGGGCGGCAGATCGGCGGCCTGCCGCCGCACCGAATCTTCGGCGCGGGCTTGGTGCGTACGTTCCAGATCCCGCGCCCGTTCGCCGGCATGACCGCGCTCGAGAACGTGATGCTGGTGCCGGCCGGCCAGCGGGGCGAGCAGTTCTGGAACAACTGGTTCGTGCGCGCCCAGGTGCGCGCCCAGGAGAAGAGCGTGCGCGAGCGGGCGCGCGAGGTGCTGCAGTTCGTCGGGCTCGAGCGGCTGTCGGGTGAGTTCGCGAAGAACCTGTCGGGCGGTCAACAGAAACTGCTCGAGCTTGCGCGGGTGCTGATGGCCGAGCCGCAGCTGATCCTGCTCGACGAACCCGGCGCCGGCGTCAATCCGACGCTGCTCGCAACCATCATGGACAAACTGCAGGAGCTGCATGCGCGCGGCATCACGTTCCTGATCATCGAGCACAACATGGACCTGATCATGCAGTTGTGCAATCCGGTGCTGGTGCTGGCGCAGGGACAGCTGTTGCTGGAAGGCCCGCCCGAGGTGGTGCGCAACGACCCGCGCGTGCTCGAGGCTTACCTTGGCGGGGCGCTGACATGA
- a CDS encoding N-acetylglutamate synthase, with protein sequence MSAVFNFTFVPWFRSVAPYIHMHRGKTFVVAICGEAFAAGKLHSLVQDVALIRSMGVKVVLVHGFRPQVSEQLKAKGHAAKYSHGIRITDEVALDCAQEAAGQLLYEIEAAFSQGLPNTPMAGSTVRIVSGNFITARPIGIVDGVDFQHSGVVRKVDAAGITRMLEFGAMVLISPFGFSPTGEAFNLTMEEVATSVAVALQADKLIFVTEIAGIRAKPNEPESDDNPVDTEISLAEAERILAQSPSYKNPTDTAFYLQHCVKACRGGVERSHIIPFAVDGSLLLEIYVHDGIGTMVIDEKLENLREATSDDVGGILQLIEPFEKDGTLVRRSRTEIERDADHYTVLEHDGVIFACAALYPYPEARTGEMAALTVSPQSQGQGDGEKVLRRIERRARAIGLESIFVLTTRTMHWFLKRGFQAVDPDWLPEARKRKYNWDRKSQVLVKKLG encoded by the coding sequence ATGTCCGCCGTCTTCAACTTCACCTTCGTTCCCTGGTTCCGTTCGGTGGCGCCGTACATCCACATGCACCGCGGCAAGACCTTCGTGGTCGCGATCTGCGGCGAGGCGTTCGCCGCCGGCAAGCTGCACAGCCTGGTGCAGGACGTGGCGCTGATCCGCAGCATGGGCGTCAAGGTGGTGCTGGTGCACGGGTTCCGGCCGCAGGTCAGCGAGCAGCTGAAGGCCAAGGGCCATGCGGCGAAGTATTCGCACGGCATCCGCATTACCGACGAGGTCGCGCTCGACTGCGCGCAGGAGGCCGCGGGCCAGCTGCTGTACGAGATCGAGGCCGCGTTCAGCCAGGGGCTGCCGAACACGCCGATGGCCGGCTCGACGGTGCGAATCGTCTCCGGCAACTTCATCACTGCGCGGCCGATCGGCATCGTCGACGGGGTCGACTTCCAGCATTCGGGCGTGGTGCGCAAGGTCGACGCCGCCGGCATCACCCGCATGCTCGAATTCGGCGCGATGGTGCTGATCTCGCCGTTCGGCTTCTCGCCGACCGGCGAAGCATTCAACCTGACGATGGAAGAGGTCGCGACCTCGGTCGCGGTCGCGCTGCAGGCCGACAAGCTGATCTTCGTCACCGAAATCGCCGGCATCCGCGCGAAGCCGAACGAGCCCGAGAGCGACGACAATCCGGTCGACACCGAGATCTCGCTCGCGGAAGCCGAGCGCATCCTCGCGCAGTCACCGTCGTACAAGAACCCCACCGACACCGCGTTCTACCTGCAGCATTGCGTGAAGGCGTGCCGCGGCGGCGTCGAGCGCAGCCACATCATCCCGTTCGCGGTCGACGGCTCGCTGCTGCTCGAAATCTACGTGCACGACGGCATCGGCACGATGGTGATCGACGAGAAGCTGGAGAACCTGCGCGAAGCCACCAGCGACGACGTTGGCGGCATCCTGCAGCTGATCGAACCGTTCGAGAAGGACGGCACGCTGGTGCGCCGCAGCCGCACCGAGATCGAGCGCGACGCCGACCACTACACGGTGCTGGAGCACGATGGCGTGATCTTCGCCTGCGCCGCGCTGTACCCGTACCCCGAGGCGCGCACCGGCGAGATGGCGGCGCTTACCGTGTCGCCGCAAAGCCAGGGCCAGGGCGACGGCGAGAAGGTGCTGCGCCGCATCGAGCGGCGCGCCCGCGCGATCGGCCTGGAGAGCATCTTCGTGCTCACCACCCGCACCATGCACTGGTTCCTGAAGCGCGGCTTTCAGGCGGTCGACCCCGACTGGCTGCCCGAGGCGCGCAAGCGCAAGTACAACTGGGACCGCAAGAGCCAGGTGCTGGTGAAGAAGCTGGGATAG
- a CDS encoding Long-chain-fatty-acid--CoA ligase: MLTGCTPWSAEDAARWRSLGLWQDITLWQMLEQTARRLADKPALVHGEQRIAYRDLLERSESLARQLAATGLRPLDRVVMQLPNVPEFVFTFFALLRIGVIPVMALPAHRHTEVGHFLRHAGARALFVPERVGDFDYRAMADELRAECPTLEQVFVAGAPLAGQLPLAGLPGEPARAALPELAADEVALMLLSGGTTGLPKLIPRTHNDYVLNAKATGRVAQVDESTVFLAVLPLGHNYSLASPGMLACFARGATVVLAPGHSADVVFPLIERHRVTLVAAAVPLVTRWLNSDVPARHDISSLKVIQNGGARLAPELRRRVRAQWGCMPQEVYGTAEGLINLVRLDAPEDLLLESSGSPACEQDEIKVVDVDGNEVPDGEPGELLARGPYTIRGYYNAPGINAAAFTADGFYRMGDVVRKIGRNLFTDGRKKDLINRGGEKISSDEVENLILMHPAIEGCCVVAMPDPHYGEKACAFVVLHAGRTVDLAGLREFLLAQRIAKFKLPERIEVVERFPVSPAGKILRRELRERIAATLEREQRA; the protein is encoded by the coding sequence ATGCTGACCGGATGCACTCCCTGGTCCGCCGAAGACGCGGCACGCTGGCGCAGCCTCGGCCTGTGGCAAGACATCACGCTGTGGCAGATGCTCGAACAGACGGCGCGCCGGCTTGCCGACAAGCCTGCTCTGGTGCACGGCGAACAGCGCATTGCCTATCGCGACCTGCTCGAGCGCAGCGAGTCACTGGCGCGCCAACTCGCCGCGACCGGCCTGCGCCCGCTGGATCGGGTGGTGATGCAACTGCCCAATGTGCCGGAATTCGTCTTCACCTTTTTCGCGCTGCTGCGCATCGGCGTCATCCCGGTGATGGCGCTGCCGGCGCACCGTCACACCGAAGTCGGCCACTTCCTCCGCCACGCCGGGGCGCGCGCGCTGTTCGTGCCCGAGAGGGTCGGCGATTTCGACTATCGCGCGATGGCCGACGAACTGCGCGCCGAATGTCCGACGCTCGAGCAGGTGTTCGTCGCCGGAGCGCCGCTGGCCGGCCAGTTGCCGCTGGCGGGGTTGCCCGGCGAGCCAGCCCGCGCCGCGCTGCCCGAGCTTGCCGCCGACGAAGTGGCGCTGATGCTGCTCTCGGGGGGCACCACCGGACTGCCGAAGCTGATCCCGCGCACCCACAACGACTACGTCCTCAACGCCAAGGCCACCGGCCGCGTCGCGCAGGTCGACGAATCGACGGTGTTCCTCGCGGTGCTGCCGCTGGGCCACAACTACAGCCTTGCCAGCCCGGGCATGCTGGCCTGCTTCGCCCGCGGTGCGACGGTGGTGCTGGCTCCCGGACATTCGGCCGACGTGGTGTTCCCGCTGATCGAACGCCACCGCGTCACGCTGGTCGCAGCCGCGGTGCCGCTGGTCACGCGCTGGTTGAACTCGGACGTGCCGGCACGCCATGACATCTCGTCGCTCAAAGTGATTCAGAACGGCGGCGCGCGCCTGGCGCCCGAGCTGCGCCGGCGCGTGCGCGCGCAATGGGGCTGCATGCCGCAGGAGGTGTACGGCACCGCGGAAGGTTTGATCAATCTGGTGCGGCTCGACGCGCCGGAAGACCTGCTGCTGGAGAGTTCGGGCAGCCCGGCGTGCGAGCAGGACGAAATCAAGGTCGTCGACGTCGATGGCAACGAAGTGCCCGATGGCGAACCCGGCGAACTGCTCGCGCGCGGGCCCTACACCATTCGCGGCTACTACAACGCGCCCGGGATCAACGCGGCGGCATTCACCGCGGATGGCTTCTACCGCATGGGCGACGTGGTGCGCAAGATCGGGCGCAATCTCTTCACCGACGGGCGCAAGAAGGATCTCATCAATCGCGGCGGCGAGAAGATCAGCAGCGACGAGGTCGAGAACCTGATCCTGATGCACCCGGCGATCGAGGGCTGCTGCGTGGTGGCAATGCCCGATCCGCACTATGGCGAGAAGGCCTGTGCCTTCGTCGTCCTCCACGCGGGCCGCACCGTCGATCTGGCCGGGCTGCGCGAGTTCCTGCTCGCGCAGCGGATCGCCAAGTTCAAGCTGCCCGAACGGATCGAGGTGGTCGAGCGTTTCCCGGTCAGCCCCGCCGGGAAGATTTTGCGCCGCGAACTGCGCGAGCGCATCGCGGCGACGCTTGAGCGCGAACAGCGTGCTTGA
- a CDS encoding Niacin transporter NiaP, with protein MTQRAAIAFHHPAAFWLGCLAVAAGVCLHLPMYVMAAPMQFQMVGMAMDAAMMIGMVLIPAGVVLAAWGLMPRLAQVRLTLRGGEHLHFHVADRVPLNREHWKLVAVLAAALAIDVMKPASIAFVMPGMAREYGIGMSTAGYLALSALVGTVVGSVVWGRLADVFGRRAAILLSALLFMGTAICGTMPSFHWNLVMCFMMGAAAGGMLPIAFTLMAETVPARHRGWLLVALGGVGTSAGYLAASAAAALLEPSFSWRALWLLNLPTGALIVLLNRYIPESPRYLANAGLHERARAVLARFAGSPAGLVESDTAEDAPVVEIHQPRAGLREMLRGHHARITVALMVCGLAWGMANFGFVLWLPANLHKLGLDARAASVLMAQSALLAIPGIALVVWLYQRWSSFKSLVLFVALTVLALLAFAAIEIGGIRAQGVTVAATVLLLVAISGVIATMIPYAAEIYPVHLRGTGSGLIAAGSKAGGILGALFGVAGLFDSFQWSALAIAVPMIVSGVLLWRGGVETSGHDLEAIQRRMESP; from the coding sequence GTGACTCAGCGAGCCGCCATCGCGTTCCACCATCCCGCCGCGTTCTGGCTTGGCTGCCTCGCGGTCGCCGCCGGTGTCTGCCTGCATCTGCCGATGTACGTGATGGCAGCGCCGATGCAGTTTCAGATGGTCGGGATGGCGATGGATGCGGCGATGATGATCGGCATGGTCCTGATCCCCGCCGGCGTGGTGCTGGCGGCCTGGGGCTTGATGCCGCGCCTTGCGCAGGTGCGGCTGACGCTGCGCGGCGGCGAGCATCTGCATTTTCACGTCGCCGACCGCGTGCCGCTGAACCGCGAGCACTGGAAGCTGGTCGCCGTGCTGGCGGCCGCGCTCGCGATCGACGTGATGAAACCGGCGTCGATCGCATTCGTGATGCCGGGCATGGCGCGCGAATACGGCATCGGTATGTCCACCGCGGGTTACCTCGCGTTGTCGGCGCTGGTCGGCACGGTGGTCGGCTCCGTCGTCTGGGGACGCCTTGCCGACGTGTTCGGGCGGCGCGCGGCGATCCTGCTGTCGGCGCTGCTGTTCATGGGCACCGCGATCTGCGGAACCATGCCGTCGTTCCACTGGAACCTGGTGATGTGCTTCATGATGGGCGCGGCCGCCGGCGGCATGCTCCCGATCGCGTTCACGCTGATGGCCGAGACCGTGCCCGCGCGGCACCGCGGCTGGCTGCTGGTGGCGCTCGGCGGCGTCGGCACGTCGGCCGGGTATCTGGCGGCGTCGGCAGCGGCGGCCCTGCTGGAGCCGAGCTTCAGCTGGCGTGCGCTGTGGCTGCTGAACCTTCCGACCGGCGCGTTGATCGTGCTGCTCAACCGCTACATCCCGGAATCGCCGCGCTATCTCGCCAACGCGGGTCTGCACGAGCGGGCGCGCGCCGTGCTGGCGCGCTTCGCCGGTTCGCCGGCGGGGCTGGTCGAAAGCGACACGGCCGAGGATGCGCCGGTGGTGGAAATCCACCAGCCGCGCGCGGGGCTGCGCGAGATGCTGCGTGGCCACCATGCCCGCATCACGGTCGCGCTGATGGTGTGCGGGCTCGCGTGGGGGATGGCGAACTTCGGCTTCGTGCTGTGGCTGCCCGCCAACCTGCACAAGCTCGGGCTGGATGCGCGCGCGGCCAGCGTGCTGATGGCGCAGTCGGCGCTGCTGGCGATTCCCGGCATCGCGCTGGTGGTGTGGCTGTACCAGCGCTGGAGCAGCTTCAAGTCGCTGGTGCTGTTCGTTGCGTTAACGGTGCTGGCGCTGCTCGCATTCGCCGCGATCGAGATCGGCGGCATCCGTGCGCAGGGGGTGACGGTCGCCGCGACCGTCCTGCTGCTCGTCGCGATCAGCGGCGTGATCGCGACCATGATTCCGTACGCCGCCGAAATCTATCCGGTGCACCTGCGCGGCACCGGCTCAGGGTTGATCGCTGCCGGCTCGAAGGCCGGCGGCATTCTTGGCGCACTGTTTGGCGTGGCGGGCCTGTTCGACAGCTTCCAGTGGTCCGCGCTGGCGATCGCGGTGCCGATGATCGTCTCCGGCGTGCTGCTGTGGCGCGGCGGCGTCGAGACCAGCGGACACGACCTGGAGGCGATCCAGCGGCGGATGGAAAGTCCGTGA
- a CDS encoding Alkyl hydroperoxide reductase subunit C-like protein yields the protein MATLRLGDKAPDFEQQSSAGPISFHKWAGNSWVVLFSHPADFTPVCTTELGKTAALSGEFAKRGAKAIAVSVDPVDSHQKWIGDINETQNTTVNFPILADPDRKVAGLYDMIHPNSLENATVRSVFIIDPNKTIRATITYPASTGRNFDEILRVIDSLQLTDNYKVATPVNWKDGDDVVISPSIQDPAELAKRFPKGFKALRPYLRMTPQPNK from the coding sequence ATGGCGACTCTCAGACTCGGCGACAAGGCCCCCGACTTCGAACAGCAATCTTCCGCAGGCCCGATCTCGTTCCATAAATGGGCGGGTAACTCGTGGGTGGTGCTGTTTTCGCATCCGGCGGACTTCACACCGGTGTGCACCACTGAACTGGGCAAGACGGCGGCGCTGTCGGGCGAATTCGCCAAGCGCGGCGCGAAGGCGATCGCGGTCAGCGTCGACCCGGTGGACTCGCACCAGAAGTGGATCGGCGACATCAACGAAACGCAGAACACCACGGTCAACTTCCCGATCCTCGCCGATCCGGACCGCAAGGTGGCCGGCCTGTACGACATGATCCACCCGAACTCGCTGGAGAACGCGACGGTGCGCAGCGTGTTCATCATCGATCCGAACAAGACGATTCGCGCGACCATCACGTATCCGGCCAGCACCGGGCGCAACTTCGACGAGATCCTGCGCGTGATCGACTCGCTGCAGCTCACCGACAACTACAAGGTCGCGACCCCGGTCAACTGGAAGGACGGCGACGACGTGGTGATCTCTCCGAGCATCCAGGACCCGGCCGAACTGGCCAAGCGGTTCCCGAAGGGCTTCAAGGCGCTGCGCCCCTATCTGCGCATGACGCCGCAGCCGAACAAGTAG
- a CDS encoding branched-chain amino acid ABC transporter, permease protein LivH: protein MIAQYLADGIVLGATLALGAIGLTLTYNILRFANFAHGEFLTFGSYFALVFVGFFTGGATLGPFTFGWSLIGALVVALVLTAVLALVLDWLLYRPLRKSDVAVALVIASFGASLMLRNVVVFFWGSQPRYYTRSIAIAHEVLPGVRLNANEVFVVLLTAVLMIALHLFLTRTRLGQQMRAVSDNPSLAMVTGIDVRRIVRWVWIIGGGLAAIGGVMFGLTVQVSPEMGFTLILPMFAAAILGGIGSVYGAVLGGLVIGIAQSLSVPFIGPEYKPAVAFVLMFLILLFHPTGILGERT from the coding sequence ATGATCGCGCAATACCTGGCCGACGGCATCGTGCTCGGCGCGACGCTCGCTTTAGGCGCGATCGGTCTGACGCTGACCTACAACATCCTGCGCTTTGCCAACTTCGCGCATGGCGAGTTCCTGACCTTCGGCTCCTATTTCGCGCTGGTGTTCGTCGGCTTCTTCACCGGGGGCGCGACGCTGGGCCCGTTCACCTTTGGTTGGAGCCTGATCGGCGCGCTGGTGGTCGCTCTGGTGCTGACCGCGGTGCTGGCGCTGGTGCTCGACTGGCTGCTGTACCGGCCGCTGCGCAAGAGCGACGTCGCGGTCGCGCTGGTGATCGCGTCGTTCGGCGCGTCGCTGATGCTGCGCAACGTGGTCGTGTTCTTCTGGGGATCGCAGCCCCGCTACTACACGCGCAGCATCGCGATCGCGCACGAGGTGCTTCCGGGCGTGCGCCTGAATGCGAACGAGGTGTTCGTGGTGCTGCTGACGGCCGTGCTGATGATCGCGCTGCACCTGTTCCTGACCCGCACGCGCCTGGGCCAGCAGATGCGCGCGGTCTCCGACAATCCTTCGCTGGCGATGGTCACCGGCATCGACGTGCGGCGCATCGTGCGCTGGGTCTGGATCATCGGCGGGGGCCTCGCGGCGATCGGCGGCGTGATGTTCGGCCTGACGGTGCAGGTGTCGCCCGAGATGGGGTTCACATTGATCTTGCCGATGTTCGCCGCGGCGATTCTCGGCGGCATCGGCAGCGTCTACGGCGCGGTGCTCGGCGGGCTGGTCATCGGCATCGCGCAGTCGCTGTCGGTGCCGTTCATCGGTCCGGAATACAAGCCGGCGGTCGCGTTCGTCCTGATGTTCCTGATCCTGCTGTTCCACCCGACCGGCATCTTGGGAGAGCGGACATGA
- a CDS encoding ABC transporter, ATP-binding protein 2 (cluster 4, leucine/isoleucine/valine/benzoate) produces MNVAQQLAQAAPRAESALAVRDLVAGYTPEVDILRGASLEVWRGEIVTVLGPNGAGKSTLIKTIAGLVPVRRGEVLLFGQSLVGEAAHRMVGRGLAYVPQTNNVFARLSIQENLELGACARGDRTGIAEDLARMYALFPRLHERRTQAAGTLSGGERQMVAVARALMARPTMLMLDEPSAGLSPKLVGVVFAKVREVRDLGVTLLIVEQNAKAALAISDRGYVLAQGREQVSGEAAALLANPEVGALYLGSRRGLT; encoded by the coding sequence ATGAACGTGGCGCAGCAGCTCGCGCAGGCGGCGCCGCGCGCCGAGTCGGCGTTGGCGGTGCGCGACCTGGTCGCCGGCTACACGCCCGAGGTCGACATCCTGCGCGGCGCGAGCCTGGAGGTGTGGCGCGGCGAGATCGTGACCGTGCTCGGGCCGAACGGCGCCGGTAAATCGACGCTGATCAAGACCATTGCCGGGCTGGTGCCGGTGCGGCGCGGCGAGGTGCTGCTGTTCGGCCAGAGCCTGGTCGGCGAGGCGGCGCACCGCATGGTGGGCCGCGGCCTGGCCTACGTGCCGCAGACGAACAACGTGTTTGCACGGCTGTCGATCCAGGAGAATCTGGAGCTCGGCGCCTGCGCCCGGGGCGATCGCACCGGCATCGCCGAGGACCTGGCCCGGATGTACGCGCTGTTTCCGCGGCTGCACGAGCGGCGCACGCAGGCGGCGGGCACGCTGTCGGGCGGCGAGCGGCAGATGGTCGCGGTCGCGCGTGCGCTGATGGCGCGCCCGACGATGCTGATGCTCGACGAACCTTCGGCCGGCCTGTCGCCGAAGCTGGTCGGCGTGGTGTTCGCGAAGGTGCGCGAGGTGCGTGACCTCGGTGTCACGCTGTTGATCGTCGAGCAGAACGCGAAGGCGGCGCTGGCGATCTCGGATCGCGGCTACGTGCTCGCGCAGGGGCGCGAGCAGGTCTCGGGCGAAGCGGCGGCGCTGCTCGCGAACCCCGAGGTCGGCGCGCTGTACCTCGGGTCCCGACGGGGGTTGACATGA
- a CDS encoding Periplasmic thiol:disulfide oxidoreductase DsbB, required for DsbA reoxidation, translating into MLLNWFDAAPRRVLAAICVVCIALLAFAVYLQQVGGLEPCPMCIVQRYAFILIAIIAGVTAASKRKGLQIGGAVLLLVAAGAGAFVAARQSWLQWHPPEYVSCGRDLYGMIANFPLSRAVPMIFRGSGDCSKVDWTFLGGSVANWSFLWLCAIALASLTLIVRRVRSRA; encoded by the coding sequence ATGTTGTTGAACTGGTTCGATGCGGCGCCGCGCCGCGTGCTGGCTGCGATCTGCGTTGTCTGCATCGCGCTGCTGGCGTTCGCGGTGTACCTGCAGCAGGTCGGCGGGCTGGAGCCGTGCCCGATGTGCATCGTGCAGCGCTATGCTTTCATTTTGATAGCAATCATCGCAGGTGTGACGGCGGCTTCCAAGCGAAAAGGCTTGCAAATCGGCGGCGCGGTGCTGCTGCTCGTGGCCGCCGGCGCCGGCGCGTTCGTCGCGGCGCGGCAGAGCTGGCTGCAATGGCACCCGCCGGAGTACGTGTCGTGTGGGCGCGACCTGTACGGCATGATCGCGAACTTCCCCTTGAGCCGCGCGGTGCCGATGATCTTCCGCGGCAGCGGCGACTGCTCCAAGGTCGACTGGACCTTCCTCGGCGGCTCGGTCGCGAACTGGTCGTTCCTCTGGCTCTGCGCGATCGCGCTCGCCAGCCTGACGCTGATCGTGCGGCGCGTTCGCTCGCGCGCCTGA